One segment of Panicum virgatum strain AP13 chromosome 3K, P.virgatum_v5, whole genome shotgun sequence DNA contains the following:
- the LOC120698707 gene encoding protein NRT1/ PTR FAMILY 3.1-like isoform X1 translates to MASSELPAGTAMASAAAVGGNGGDGEQQKRRKKGGFRTMPFILGNDVCDRFATAGFGANLITYLTQQLHLPLVDASNLLNNFGGTSSLTPILGALAADSFAGRFWTIIAGSVFYQLGMLGLVVSALLPSLRPPPCPAAPGGPACRRAAGWQLGVLYLSLLCTSLGSGGLRPCVVAFGTDQFDQPPEQQQKKTSSGAAEAVAERKRRYFNLYFFTMGVAALLAVTVVVYIQDNVGWGWGFGIPAVAMFVSIVVFLVGYPLYVRLKPGGSPFTRLAQVAAAAFRKRNVAAPEDAGKLYQDRELDALISTNGRLLHTDQLAFLDRAAIVTPGDISASGQPDLWRLSTVHRVEELKSIVRMLPIWSAGILLATAGSHNGTFTIMQARSMDRRVAGRFEIPAASMSIFGTAATLVSLALYDRALVPLARRATGLPSGITYFQRMGVGLAISILGVAAAALVEAKRRTAAAAHGLLDDPDATVPLSVFWLVPQFAVHGVAGAFSSVGHMEFLYDQAPESMRSTAAALFWLAGSIGHYLGTALVTAVQRATRGRGEWLQDNINRGRIDSYYWLVTCLMVLNLGYYIVCFHFYTMKPLEMEEEQDDRDKECELSSINKNSASAGGLV, encoded by the exons ATGGCAAGCAGCGAGCTCCCTGCAGGCACGGCCatggcgtccgcggcggcggtgggtgggaacggaggagatggagagcagcagaagaggaggaagaagggaggctTTAGGACCATGCCATTCATACTCG GGAACGACGTCTGCGACCGGTTCGCCACGGCCGGCTTCGGCGCCAACCTGATCACGTACCTCACGCAGCAGCTGCACCTGCCGCTCGTGGACGCCTCCAACCTGCTCAACAACTTCGGCGGCACCTCCAGCCTCACGCCCATCCtcggcgcgctcgccgccgactcCTTCGCCGGCCGCTTCTGGACCATCATCGCTGGCTCCGTCTTCTACCAGCTCGGCATGCTCGGCCTCGTCGTGTCCGCGCTCCTCCCTTCgctgcgcccgccgccgtgccccgccgcgcccggcggccccgcgtgccgccgcgccgccgggtgGCAGCTCGGCGTGCTCTACCTCTCCCTGCTCTGCACATCCCTCGGCTCCGGCGGGCTCCGGCCCTGCGTCGTCGCGTTCGGCACCGACCAGTTCGACCagccgccggagcagcagcagaagaagacgagcagcggcgccgccgaggcggtggcggagcgGAAGCGGCGCTACTTCAACCTCTACTTCTTCACCATGGGGGTCGCCGCGCTGCTGGCGGTCACGGTGGTGGTGTACATCCAGGACAacgtggggtgggggtgggggttcGGGATCCCGGCCGTCGCCATGTTCGTCTCCATCGTGGTGTTCCTGGTCGGGTACCCGCTCTACGTCCGGCTCAAGCCCGGGGGCAGCCCGTTCACGCGGCTCGcgcaggtcgccgccgccgcgttcagGAAGCGGAACGTCGCCGCGCCGGAGGACGCCGGCAAGCTGTACCAGGACAGGGAGCTCGACGCGCTCATCTCCACCAACGGCAGGCTGCTGCACACCGACCAGCTCGC GTTCTTGGACAGGGCAGCGATAGTGACGCCGGGCGACATCTCCGCCTCCGGGCAGCCGGACCTGTGGCGGCTGTCGACGGTGCACCGCGTGGAGGAGCTCAAGTCCATCGTCCGCATGCTGCCCATCTGGTCGGCCGGCATCCTGCTCGCTACCGCCGGCTCGCACAACGGCACCTTCACCATCATGCAGGCGCGCAGCATGGACCGCCGCGTCGCCGGGCGCTTCGAGATCCCGGCGGCGAGCATGTCCATCTTCGGGACCGCGGCCACGCTCGTGAGCCTGGCGCTCTACGACCGCGCGCTCGTGCCCCTGGCGCGCCGCGCCACGGGCCTGCCGTCCGGGATCACCTACTTCCAGCGCATGGGCGTCGGGCTGGCCATCTCCATCCTCggcgtcgccgcggccgcgctcgtCGAGGCCAagcgccgcaccgccgcggccgcccacgGGCTCTTGGACGACCCGGACGCCACCGTGCCGCTCAGCGTCTTCTGGCTGGTGCCACAGTTCGCCGTCcacggcgtcgccggcgccttCTCGTCGGTGGGGCACATGGAGTTCCTGTACGACCAGGCGCCCGAGAGCATGCGCAGCACCGCCGCGGCGCTCTTCTGGCTCGCCGGCTCCATCGGGCACTACCTGGGCACGGCGCTCGTCACGGCGGTGCAGCGCGCCACGCGGGGCCGCGGGGAATGGCTCCAGGACAACATCAACCGGGGCAGGATCGACAGCTACTACTGGCTCGTCACCTGCCTCATGGTGCTCAACCTCGGCTACTACATCGTCTGCTTCCATTTCTACACCATGAAGCCACTGGAAATGGAGGAGGAACAAGATGATCGTGACAAGGAGTGTGAGCTCTCCTCTATCAATAAAAATAGCGCCAGTGCCGGAGGTCTGGTGTGA
- the LOC120698707 gene encoding protein NRT1/ PTR FAMILY 3.1-like isoform X2, translating to MESSRRGGRREALGPCHSYSVSRPAPFILGNDVCDRFATAGFGANLITYLTQQLHLPLVDASNLLNNFGGTSSLTPILGALAADSFAGRFWTIIAGSVFYQLGMLGLVVSALLPSLRPPPCPAAPGGPACRRAAGWQLGVLYLSLLCTSLGSGGLRPCVVAFGTDQFDQPPEQQQKKTSSGAAEAVAERKRRYFNLYFFTMGVAALLAVTVVVYIQDNVGWGWGFGIPAVAMFVSIVVFLVGYPLYVRLKPGGSPFTRLAQVAAAAFRKRNVAAPEDAGKLYQDRELDALISTNGRLLHTDQLAFLDRAAIVTPGDISASGQPDLWRLSTVHRVEELKSIVRMLPIWSAGILLATAGSHNGTFTIMQARSMDRRVAGRFEIPAASMSIFGTAATLVSLALYDRALVPLARRATGLPSGITYFQRMGVGLAISILGVAAAALVEAKRRTAAAAHGLLDDPDATVPLSVFWLVPQFAVHGVAGAFSSVGHMEFLYDQAPESMRSTAAALFWLAGSIGHYLGTALVTAVQRATRGRGEWLQDNINRGRIDSYYWLVTCLMVLNLGYYIVCFHFYTMKPLEMEEEQDDRDKECELSSINKNSASAGGLV from the exons atggagagcagcagaagaggaggaagaagggaggctTTAGGACCATGCCATTCATACTCGGTGAGTAGGCCAGCACCATTCATACTCG GGAACGACGTCTGCGACCGGTTCGCCACGGCCGGCTTCGGCGCCAACCTGATCACGTACCTCACGCAGCAGCTGCACCTGCCGCTCGTGGACGCCTCCAACCTGCTCAACAACTTCGGCGGCACCTCCAGCCTCACGCCCATCCtcggcgcgctcgccgccgactcCTTCGCCGGCCGCTTCTGGACCATCATCGCTGGCTCCGTCTTCTACCAGCTCGGCATGCTCGGCCTCGTCGTGTCCGCGCTCCTCCCTTCgctgcgcccgccgccgtgccccgccgcgcccggcggccccgcgtgccgccgcgccgccgggtgGCAGCTCGGCGTGCTCTACCTCTCCCTGCTCTGCACATCCCTCGGCTCCGGCGGGCTCCGGCCCTGCGTCGTCGCGTTCGGCACCGACCAGTTCGACCagccgccggagcagcagcagaagaagacgagcagcggcgccgccgaggcggtggcggagcgGAAGCGGCGCTACTTCAACCTCTACTTCTTCACCATGGGGGTCGCCGCGCTGCTGGCGGTCACGGTGGTGGTGTACATCCAGGACAacgtggggtgggggtgggggttcGGGATCCCGGCCGTCGCCATGTTCGTCTCCATCGTGGTGTTCCTGGTCGGGTACCCGCTCTACGTCCGGCTCAAGCCCGGGGGCAGCCCGTTCACGCGGCTCGcgcaggtcgccgccgccgcgttcagGAAGCGGAACGTCGCCGCGCCGGAGGACGCCGGCAAGCTGTACCAGGACAGGGAGCTCGACGCGCTCATCTCCACCAACGGCAGGCTGCTGCACACCGACCAGCTCGC GTTCTTGGACAGGGCAGCGATAGTGACGCCGGGCGACATCTCCGCCTCCGGGCAGCCGGACCTGTGGCGGCTGTCGACGGTGCACCGCGTGGAGGAGCTCAAGTCCATCGTCCGCATGCTGCCCATCTGGTCGGCCGGCATCCTGCTCGCTACCGCCGGCTCGCACAACGGCACCTTCACCATCATGCAGGCGCGCAGCATGGACCGCCGCGTCGCCGGGCGCTTCGAGATCCCGGCGGCGAGCATGTCCATCTTCGGGACCGCGGCCACGCTCGTGAGCCTGGCGCTCTACGACCGCGCGCTCGTGCCCCTGGCGCGCCGCGCCACGGGCCTGCCGTCCGGGATCACCTACTTCCAGCGCATGGGCGTCGGGCTGGCCATCTCCATCCTCggcgtcgccgcggccgcgctcgtCGAGGCCAagcgccgcaccgccgcggccgcccacgGGCTCTTGGACGACCCGGACGCCACCGTGCCGCTCAGCGTCTTCTGGCTGGTGCCACAGTTCGCCGTCcacggcgtcgccggcgccttCTCGTCGGTGGGGCACATGGAGTTCCTGTACGACCAGGCGCCCGAGAGCATGCGCAGCACCGCCGCGGCGCTCTTCTGGCTCGCCGGCTCCATCGGGCACTACCTGGGCACGGCGCTCGTCACGGCGGTGCAGCGCGCCACGCGGGGCCGCGGGGAATGGCTCCAGGACAACATCAACCGGGGCAGGATCGACAGCTACTACTGGCTCGTCACCTGCCTCATGGTGCTCAACCTCGGCTACTACATCGTCTGCTTCCATTTCTACACCATGAAGCCACTGGAAATGGAGGAGGAACAAGATGATCGTGACAAGGAGTGTGAGCTCTCCTCTATCAATAAAAATAGCGCCAGTGCCGGAGGTCTGGTGTGA
- the LOC120698710 gene encoding pentatricopeptide repeat-containing protein At4g14170-like, with protein sequence MPPALAATLASCNALLASLARSGRPAEALRTLRDMLARGVAPDHFTLPPVLRSCALTGAAGFAASSHALAVKLGAQDNLFVASALVLCYAGLSNLADARRLFDGMRERDAVLRTSMLSAYAQRGEPDAALRFFGGMVAAGMELDAVVMVSLLLACGQLGWRRHGRSVHACCVRRFLGMPLSLGNALVDMYVKCGDFTFAERVFAGMPRRDVISWSALILGHGLNGRSDVALGLFDRMATEGIQPNSVTFLGTLSACAHSGMVDRAYSIFEGMKRWGIEPELKHYSCMADTLGRAGRVIEAVKLIEEMPFEPDEAMLGGVLAACRVHGEMEAAERVAKRLMDMSPGKSGYYMSLANIYSDVGRYSDAERIRGFMKEVKVNKLPGYSSVELDVDRFHVTSNGVRST encoded by the coding sequence ATGCctcccgccctcgccgccacgCTTGCCTCCTGCAACGCCCTCCTCGCGTCGCTCGCGCGCTCCGGCCGCCCCGCGGAGGCGCTCCGCACGCTCCGCGATATGCTCGCTCGGGGCGTCGCGCCGGACCACTTCACCCTGCCCCCGGTCCTCCGCTCCTGCGCGCTCACCGGCGCCGCGGGGTTCGCCGCCTCATCCCACGCGCTCGCCGTGAAGCTCGGCGCGCAGGACAACCTCTTCGTCGCGTCCGCGCTGGTGCTCTGCTACGCGGGCCTGTCGAACCTCGCCGACGCGCGGAGGCTGTTTGACGGAATGCGCGAACGGGACGCCGTGCTGCGGACGTCCATGCTGTCCGCGTACGCCCAGAGAGGGGAGCCAGACGCGGCGCTGCGGTTCTTTGGTGGCATGGTGGCCGCGGGGATGGAGCTGGACGCGGTGGTCATGGTCAGCCTGCTGCTCGCGTGCGGGCAGCTCGGGTGGCGCCGTCATGGGAGGAGTGTGCACGCCTGCTGCGTCCGGAGGTTCCTAGGGATGCCTCTGTCGCTTGGGAACGCGCTTGTGGACATGTATGTCAAGTGCGGGGACTTCACGTTCGCTGAGAGGGTGTTTGCTGGGATGCCTAGGCGGGATGTTATCTCGTGGAGTGCACTGATCCTTGGTCATGGTTTGAATGGGCGTTCTGATGTTGCATTGGGTCTTTTCGATAGAATGGCAACTGAAGGAATCCAACCAAATTCGGTCACCTTTCTTGGGACATTGTCAGCTTGTGCCCATTCAGGCATGGTGGACAGAGCATACTCTATCTTCGAGGGGATGAAACGGTGGGGCATCGAGCCTGAACTGAAGCATTACTCTTGTATGGCCGACACGCTTGGTAGAGCAGGGCGTGTCATTGAGGCCGTGAAGTTGATAGAGGAGATGCCTTTTGAGCCTGACGAGGCAATGCTTGGAGGTGTACTAGCAGCCTGTCGTGTGCATGGAGAAATGGAGGCTGCTGAACGGGTTGCAAAGAGATTGATGGACATGTCTCCTGGGAAGAGTGGCTACTATATGAGCTTGGCAAACATATATTCAGATGTAGGAAGGTATAGTGATGCAGAGAGAATAAGAGGCTTCATGAAAGAAGTTAAAGTCAACAAGCTTCCTGGATATAGTTCAGTTGAATTGGATGTTGATAGATTTCATGTAACAAGCAATGGAGTTAGAAGCACTTAA
- the LOC120698709 gene encoding probable carboxylesterase 15: MAPANVEQQQRQVRAAAGGGRKVVDEVSGWLRVLDDGSVDRTWTGPPEALPLMQPVAPYAEPRDGHTLHDLPGEPNLRVYIPEVAEGGRARLPVILQLHGGGFCISHPSWLMYHHFYARLACAVPAVVVAVELPLAPERRLPAHIDAGVAALRRLRSIALASEDGGGALDDPAAALLRGAADVSRVFLVGDSSGGNLVHLVAAEAGRGGASEWAPLRVAGGIPIHPGFVRAARSRSELETKAASVFFTLDMLDKFLALALPEGATKDHPFTCPMGPLAPPLASVPLPPMLVAVAEDDLIRDTNLEYCDALRAAGKEVEVLLSRRMSHSFYLNKYAVDMDPATGERARELIDAIRSFIARH, encoded by the coding sequence ATGGCCCCTGCCAAtgtcgagcagcagcagcggcaggtgcgggcggcggcgggcggcgggcgcaaGGTGGTGGACGAGGTGTCCGGGTGGCTGCGCGTGCTGGACGACGGCAGCGTCGACCGCACGTGGACCGGCCCGCCGGAGGCGCTCCCGCTGATGCAGCCCGTGGCGCCGTACGCCGAGCCCCGCGACGGGCACACGCTGCACGACCTCCCCGGGGAGCCCAACCTGCGCGTGTACATCCCCGAGGTGGCGGagggcggccgcgcgcgcctgcCCGTCATCCTGCagctccatggcggcggctTCTGCATCTCCCACCCGTCCTGGCTCATGTACCACCACTTCTACGCGCGCCTCGCGTGCGCCGTCCCCGCCGTGGtcgtcgccgtcgagctcccgcTCGCGCCCGAGCGCCGCCTGCCCGCGCACATCGACGCGGGCGTCGCCGCGCTCCGCCGGCTCCGCTCGATCGCGCTGGCgtccgaggacggcggcggcgcgctcgacGACCCGGCGGCCGCGCTCCTCCGCGGGGCCGCCGACGTGTCCCGGGTGTTCCTCGTCGGGGACAGCTCGGGCGGCAACCTCGTCCACCTCGTGGCCGCcgaggcggggcggggcggcgcgagcgAGTGGGCGCCCCTCCGCGTGGCCGGCGGCATCCCGATCCACCCGGGGTTCGTGCGCGCCGCGCGGAGCCGGTCGGAGCTGGAGACGAAGGCGGCCTCGGTGTTCTTCACGCTGGACATGCTGGACAAGTTCCTGGCGCTGGCGCTGCCGGAGGGCGCGACCAAGGACCACCCGTTCACGTGCCCCATGGgcccgctggcgccgccgctggcgtccgtgccgctgccgccgatgCTGGTGGCCGTGGCTGAGGACGACCTCATCCGCGACACCAACCTCGAGTACTGCGACGCGCTGCGCGCCGCGGGCAAGGAGGTGGAGGTGCTGCTCAGCCGCCGCATGAGCCACTCCTTCTACCTCAACAAGTACGCCGTCGACATGGACCCCGCCACCGGGGAGCGGGCGCGGGAGCTCATCGACGCCATCAGGAGCTTCATCGCCCGCCACTGA